The proteins below come from a single Salvelinus alpinus chromosome 18, SLU_Salpinus.1, whole genome shotgun sequence genomic window:
- the LOC139543822 gene encoding leukemia inhibitory factor receptor-like isoform X1 — translation MLVFLLWASLFLSSLQEQNGQDGYTYVAPGVQLSGPQNVSVEYDLKDQRISVTWEDDPSSSRVPGKLIYDVEVLLTVNMTEVHSEAVDVRPTLASRKYHWSWTSALPLECTSRSVRLRSRYQNYTSQWSPLQTITGSASSHPQVFPRSSVVQVDSNFTFCCILGPGQRLEYMKYNNILMNTTHIIDQSYAMVVHMQSPSPPSCINVYCNSPLYGTCVYVGYPPGDRNLVCETRDLESVECHWDTGRATNLTKQRMTRYHLNGRACPNRTVSNCYQTVRVDQGERNWTLTARNPLGTLELRDTADLKKRVRLLAPMEVVASGVNASVQWQWERPQYHILLMVCQVQLNHSGHIDMRNYSGIGLRSVVLHGLAPAQTYTVQVCCGLKQHFWKWGDWSEGSTFKTEEDIPEALDVWMQIEGNQTIILWKPLTVNQSHGQIKDYEVTWGRQETIVHPPQNDLLISDRSTDEGHRVTVTAKNSAGSSLPSIIIIPRLPHRSKSSMKIVGSDGGFNLSWSASPNASCGYVVDWCPTHTKCRVEWVKVPAGITRARIQSASFEEGVRYTLSIFACTPGAPELWERREGYVKECLPKGQIQKLAAEQHGSDTVLISWTGIPPENQTAFIHGYIIYYFDTSHPSSMRIFNVTTDEPGAKNLTGIPVSSYRFIVKALTSVGEGGDSSPVFLQMNPQTDQLIPVIIISLGSAACLLTLVTILCYRNWKCVKENVYPEIPKPVWKEEWLTPLQGNGRQILYVDPCQPSEIDIVCNREQSGEAVLDNNAGKGALTNTNSDALHGYYNQLLSKTTSGHFTFSPHTMGSPSSQLSGTVIQNPSYNLEVQASLDMEQSVGYEPDMNSFSCPKPEPHNAMSYVPVETDSWGYKFQYHIEDSSPLQE, via the exons ATGTTGGTTTTCCTGCTATGGGCTTCACTGTTCCTCTCAAGCCTCCAAGAACAAAATGGTCAAGATG GCTATACCTATGTAGCTCCAGGTGTCCAGCTTTCTGGACCTCAGAATGTGAGTGTGGAATATGACCTAAAAGACCAGAGGATATCTGTAACATGGGAAGATGACCCATCTTCCTCCAGAGTACCGGGCAAACTGATTTATGATGTGGAGGTTCTCTTAACAGTCAATATGACTGAAGTACACAGt GAAGCTGTGGATGTGAGACCAACCCTCGCCAGCAGGAAATACCACTGGAGTTGGACCTCGGCTTTACCCCTAGAGTGCACCTCCCGCTCAGTCAGGCTCCGCTCCCGATACCAGAACTACACCAGTCAATGGAGCCCCCTACAGACCATCACTG GGAGTGCCTCATCACATCCACAGGTTTTCCCAAGAAGCAGCGTGGTTCAAGTCGATAGCAACTTTACTTTCTGCTGTATTCTTGGGCCAGGGCAGAGACTTGAATACATGAAATACAACAACATTCTAATGAACACCACCCACATCATTGACCAGAGTTATGCCATGGTTGTGCATATGCAGTCTCCCTCTCCGCCCAGTTGCATCAATGTCTATTGTAATTCACCTCTGTATGGCACCTGTGTTTACGTGGGAT ACCCCCCTGGGGACAGGAACCTTGTGTGTGAGACCCGGGACCTGGAGTCAGTGGAGTGTCACTGGGACACAGGGAGGGCCACCAACCTGACTAAACAGAGGATGACTCGTTATCACCTGAATggaag AGCTTGTCCAAACAGAACAGTCTCAAACTGCTACCAAACAGTACGAGTGGATCAGGGGGAGAGGAATTGGACATTGACTGCCAGAAACCCGCTCGGCACACTGGAGCTCAGAGACACAGCAGATCTGAAGAAAAGAG TGCGTTTACTAGCTCCCATGGAAGTGGTGGCTTCAGGTGTGAATGCCAGTGTTCAGTGGCAGTGGGAAAGACCGCAGTACCATATACTATTAATGGTTTGCCAAGTACAGCTGAACCATAGTGGGCACATAGACATG AGGAACTATTCTGGCATAGGTCTTAGGTCAGTAGTTTTACATGGCCTAGCACCTGCCCAGACATACACAGTGCAGGTGTGTTGTGGATTGAAACAGCATTTCTGGAAATGGGGCGACTGGAGCGAAGGTAGCACCTTCAAAACCGAAGAGGACA TTCCTGAAGCGTTAGATGTATGGATGCAGATTGAAGGGAACCAAACCATTATACTATGGAAA CCCCTTACAGTGAATCAGAGTCATGGGCAGATCAAGGACTATGAGGTGACCTGGGGAAGGCAGGAGACAATTGTCCATCCACCTCAGAATGACCTTCTCATCAGTGATCGATCCACCGATGAGGGGCATAGGGTCACAGTTACAGCCAAAAACTCTGCTGGCAGCTCCCTTCCCTCGATCATCATTATTCCCAGGCTTCCTCACAGAAGTAAAAGCTCCATGAAAATTGTTGGCAGTGATGGTGGGTTTAACCTATCCTGGTCCGCTAGCCCCAATGCTAGCTGTGGCTACGTGGTGGACTGGTGTCCCACACATACTAAATGCAGAGTGGAGTGGGTTAAGGTACCAGCTGGTATAACCAGGGCCAGAATCCAATCAG CTAGCTTTGAAGAGGGGGTGAGGTACACACTCTCCATCTTTGCCTGTACTCCAGGGGCTCCAGAGCtatgggagagaagggagggctATGTAAAAGAGTGCC TTCCAAAAGGACAGATTCAGAAGTTGGCTGCAGAACAGCATGGTTCGGACACGGTTCTGATCTCCTGGACTGGTATTCCCCCTGAGAATCAGACGGCATTCATTCATGGTTACATCATATACTACTTTGATACTTCCCATCCTTCCAGCATGAGAATTTTCAATGTCACTACAG ATGAGCCTGGGGCCAAGAATCTGACAGGCATACCTGTCAGCTCCTACAGATTCATAGTGAAGGCCCTCACATCAGTAGGGGAGGGCGGAGACTCTTCACCAGTCTTCCTCCAGATGAACCCGCAGA CTGATCAGTTGATCCCAGTGATTATCATTTCCCTGGGTTCAGCTGCCTGTCTCCTCACTCTGGTCACCATCTTATGCTACAGAAACTGGAAATG TGTGAAAGAGAACGTGTATCCTGAAATTCCAAAGCCAGTATGGAAGGAGGAATGGTTGACACCACTG CAGGGCAATGGCCGCCAAATCCTCTATGTGGATCCATGTCAACCCAGTGAGATTGATATAGTGTGTAACCGAGAGCAGTCTGGAGAAGCTGTACTAGATAACAATGCTGGAAAGGGTGCCTTAACCAACACAAACTCTGATGCTCTGCATGGATATTACAACCAGCTCCTCAGCAAGACCACTTCAGGACACTTCACCTTCTCTCCTCACACAATGGGATCGCCATCCTCTCAACTCTCAGGCACAGTAATCCAGAACCCCTCATACAACCTAGAAGTACAGGCTAGTTTAGATATGGAACAGTCTGTGGGATATGAGCCGGATATGAACTCTTTCTCCTGTCCTAAACCTGAACCACACAACGCCATGTCGTATGTGCCCGTTGAGACGGATTCCTGGGGTTACAAGTTCCAGTATCACATAGAAGACAGCTCTCCTCTCCAGGAGTAG
- the LOC139543822 gene encoding leukemia inhibitory factor receptor-like isoform X2 codes for MLVFLLWASLFLSSLQEQNGQDGYTYVAPGVQLSGPQNVSVEYDLKDQRISVTWEDDPSSSRVPGKLIYDVEVLLTVNMTEVHSEAVDVRPTLASRKYHWSWTSALPLECTSRSVRLRSRYQNYTSQWSPLQTITGSASSHPQVFPRSSVVQVDSNFTFCCILGPGQRLEYMKYNNILMNTTHIIDQSYAMVVHMQSPSPPSCINVYCNSPLYGTCVYVGYPPGDRNLVCETRDLESVECHWDTGRATNLTKQRMTRYHLNGRACPNRTVSNCYQTVRVDQGERNWTLTARNPLGTLELRDTADLKKRVRLLAPMEVVASGVNASVQWQWERPQYHILLMVCQVQLNHSGHIDMRNYSGIGLRSVVLHGLAPAQTYTVQVCCGLKQHFWKWGDWSEGSTFKTEEDIPEALDVWMQIEGNQTIILWKPLTVNQSHGQIKDYEVTWGRQETIVHPPQNDLLISDRSTDEGHRVTVTAKNSAGSSLPSIIIIPRLPHRSKSSMKIVGSDGGFNLSWSASPNASCGYVVDWCPTHTKCRVEWVKVPAGITRARIQSASFEEGVRYTLSIFACTPGAPELWERREGYVKECLPKGQIQKLAAEQHGSDTVLISWTGIPPENQTAFIHGYIIYYFDTSHPSSMRIFNVTTDEPGAKNLTGIPVSSYRFIVKALTSVGEGGDSSPVFLQMNPQTDQLIPVIIISLGSAACLLTLVTILCYRNWKCVKENVYPEIPKPVWKEEWLTPLGNGRQILYVDPCQPSEIDIVCNREQSGEAVLDNNAGKGALTNTNSDALHGYYNQLLSKTTSGHFTFSPHTMGSPSSQLSGTVIQNPSYNLEVQASLDMEQSVGYEPDMNSFSCPKPEPHNAMSYVPVETDSWGYKFQYHIEDSSPLQE; via the exons ATGTTGGTTTTCCTGCTATGGGCTTCACTGTTCCTCTCAAGCCTCCAAGAACAAAATGGTCAAGATG GCTATACCTATGTAGCTCCAGGTGTCCAGCTTTCTGGACCTCAGAATGTGAGTGTGGAATATGACCTAAAAGACCAGAGGATATCTGTAACATGGGAAGATGACCCATCTTCCTCCAGAGTACCGGGCAAACTGATTTATGATGTGGAGGTTCTCTTAACAGTCAATATGACTGAAGTACACAGt GAAGCTGTGGATGTGAGACCAACCCTCGCCAGCAGGAAATACCACTGGAGTTGGACCTCGGCTTTACCCCTAGAGTGCACCTCCCGCTCAGTCAGGCTCCGCTCCCGATACCAGAACTACACCAGTCAATGGAGCCCCCTACAGACCATCACTG GGAGTGCCTCATCACATCCACAGGTTTTCCCAAGAAGCAGCGTGGTTCAAGTCGATAGCAACTTTACTTTCTGCTGTATTCTTGGGCCAGGGCAGAGACTTGAATACATGAAATACAACAACATTCTAATGAACACCACCCACATCATTGACCAGAGTTATGCCATGGTTGTGCATATGCAGTCTCCCTCTCCGCCCAGTTGCATCAATGTCTATTGTAATTCACCTCTGTATGGCACCTGTGTTTACGTGGGAT ACCCCCCTGGGGACAGGAACCTTGTGTGTGAGACCCGGGACCTGGAGTCAGTGGAGTGTCACTGGGACACAGGGAGGGCCACCAACCTGACTAAACAGAGGATGACTCGTTATCACCTGAATggaag AGCTTGTCCAAACAGAACAGTCTCAAACTGCTACCAAACAGTACGAGTGGATCAGGGGGAGAGGAATTGGACATTGACTGCCAGAAACCCGCTCGGCACACTGGAGCTCAGAGACACAGCAGATCTGAAGAAAAGAG TGCGTTTACTAGCTCCCATGGAAGTGGTGGCTTCAGGTGTGAATGCCAGTGTTCAGTGGCAGTGGGAAAGACCGCAGTACCATATACTATTAATGGTTTGCCAAGTACAGCTGAACCATAGTGGGCACATAGACATG AGGAACTATTCTGGCATAGGTCTTAGGTCAGTAGTTTTACATGGCCTAGCACCTGCCCAGACATACACAGTGCAGGTGTGTTGTGGATTGAAACAGCATTTCTGGAAATGGGGCGACTGGAGCGAAGGTAGCACCTTCAAAACCGAAGAGGACA TTCCTGAAGCGTTAGATGTATGGATGCAGATTGAAGGGAACCAAACCATTATACTATGGAAA CCCCTTACAGTGAATCAGAGTCATGGGCAGATCAAGGACTATGAGGTGACCTGGGGAAGGCAGGAGACAATTGTCCATCCACCTCAGAATGACCTTCTCATCAGTGATCGATCCACCGATGAGGGGCATAGGGTCACAGTTACAGCCAAAAACTCTGCTGGCAGCTCCCTTCCCTCGATCATCATTATTCCCAGGCTTCCTCACAGAAGTAAAAGCTCCATGAAAATTGTTGGCAGTGATGGTGGGTTTAACCTATCCTGGTCCGCTAGCCCCAATGCTAGCTGTGGCTACGTGGTGGACTGGTGTCCCACACATACTAAATGCAGAGTGGAGTGGGTTAAGGTACCAGCTGGTATAACCAGGGCCAGAATCCAATCAG CTAGCTTTGAAGAGGGGGTGAGGTACACACTCTCCATCTTTGCCTGTACTCCAGGGGCTCCAGAGCtatgggagagaagggagggctATGTAAAAGAGTGCC TTCCAAAAGGACAGATTCAGAAGTTGGCTGCAGAACAGCATGGTTCGGACACGGTTCTGATCTCCTGGACTGGTATTCCCCCTGAGAATCAGACGGCATTCATTCATGGTTACATCATATACTACTTTGATACTTCCCATCCTTCCAGCATGAGAATTTTCAATGTCACTACAG ATGAGCCTGGGGCCAAGAATCTGACAGGCATACCTGTCAGCTCCTACAGATTCATAGTGAAGGCCCTCACATCAGTAGGGGAGGGCGGAGACTCTTCACCAGTCTTCCTCCAGATGAACCCGCAGA CTGATCAGTTGATCCCAGTGATTATCATTTCCCTGGGTTCAGCTGCCTGTCTCCTCACTCTGGTCACCATCTTATGCTACAGAAACTGGAAATG TGTGAAAGAGAACGTGTATCCTGAAATTCCAAAGCCAGTATGGAAGGAGGAATGGTTGACACCACTG GGCAATGGCCGCCAAATCCTCTATGTGGATCCATGTCAACCCAGTGAGATTGATATAGTGTGTAACCGAGAGCAGTCTGGAGAAGCTGTACTAGATAACAATGCTGGAAAGGGTGCCTTAACCAACACAAACTCTGATGCTCTGCATGGATATTACAACCAGCTCCTCAGCAAGACCACTTCAGGACACTTCACCTTCTCTCCTCACACAATGGGATCGCCATCCTCTCAACTCTCAGGCACAGTAATCCAGAACCCCTCATACAACCTAGAAGTACAGGCTAGTTTAGATATGGAACAGTCTGTGGGATATGAGCCGGATATGAACTCTTTCTCCTGTCCTAAACCTGAACCACACAACGCCATGTCGTATGTGCCCGTTGAGACGGATTCCTGGGGTTACAAGTTCCAGTATCACATAGAAGACAGCTCTCCTCTCCAGGAGTAG
- the LOC139543822 gene encoding leukemia inhibitory factor receptor-like isoform X3: MLVFLLWASLFLSSLQEQNGQDAPGVQLSGPQNVSVEYDLKDQRISVTWEDDPSSSRVPGKLIYDVEVLLTVNMTEVHSEAVDVRPTLASRKYHWSWTSALPLECTSRSVRLRSRYQNYTSQWSPLQTITGSASSHPQVFPRSSVVQVDSNFTFCCILGPGQRLEYMKYNNILMNTTHIIDQSYAMVVHMQSPSPPSCINVYCNSPLYGTCVYVGYPPGDRNLVCETRDLESVECHWDTGRATNLTKQRMTRYHLNGRACPNRTVSNCYQTVRVDQGERNWTLTARNPLGTLELRDTADLKKRVRLLAPMEVVASGVNASVQWQWERPQYHILLMVCQVQLNHSGHIDMRNYSGIGLRSVVLHGLAPAQTYTVQVCCGLKQHFWKWGDWSEGSTFKTEEDIPEALDVWMQIEGNQTIILWKPLTVNQSHGQIKDYEVTWGRQETIVHPPQNDLLISDRSTDEGHRVTVTAKNSAGSSLPSIIIIPRLPHRSKSSMKIVGSDGGFNLSWSASPNASCGYVVDWCPTHTKCRVEWVKVPAGITRARIQSASFEEGVRYTLSIFACTPGAPELWERREGYVKECLPKGQIQKLAAEQHGSDTVLISWTGIPPENQTAFIHGYIIYYFDTSHPSSMRIFNVTTDEPGAKNLTGIPVSSYRFIVKALTSVGEGGDSSPVFLQMNPQTDQLIPVIIISLGSAACLLTLVTILCYRNWKCVKENVYPEIPKPVWKEEWLTPLQGNGRQILYVDPCQPSEIDIVCNREQSGEAVLDNNAGKGALTNTNSDALHGYYNQLLSKTTSGHFTFSPHTMGSPSSQLSGTVIQNPSYNLEVQASLDMEQSVGYEPDMNSFSCPKPEPHNAMSYVPVETDSWGYKFQYHIEDSSPLQE, encoded by the exons ATGTTGGTTTTCCTGCTATGGGCTTCACTGTTCCTCTCAAGCCTCCAAGAACAAAATGGTCAAGATG CTCCAGGTGTCCAGCTTTCTGGACCTCAGAATGTGAGTGTGGAATATGACCTAAAAGACCAGAGGATATCTGTAACATGGGAAGATGACCCATCTTCCTCCAGAGTACCGGGCAAACTGATTTATGATGTGGAGGTTCTCTTAACAGTCAATATGACTGAAGTACACAGt GAAGCTGTGGATGTGAGACCAACCCTCGCCAGCAGGAAATACCACTGGAGTTGGACCTCGGCTTTACCCCTAGAGTGCACCTCCCGCTCAGTCAGGCTCCGCTCCCGATACCAGAACTACACCAGTCAATGGAGCCCCCTACAGACCATCACTG GGAGTGCCTCATCACATCCACAGGTTTTCCCAAGAAGCAGCGTGGTTCAAGTCGATAGCAACTTTACTTTCTGCTGTATTCTTGGGCCAGGGCAGAGACTTGAATACATGAAATACAACAACATTCTAATGAACACCACCCACATCATTGACCAGAGTTATGCCATGGTTGTGCATATGCAGTCTCCCTCTCCGCCCAGTTGCATCAATGTCTATTGTAATTCACCTCTGTATGGCACCTGTGTTTACGTGGGAT ACCCCCCTGGGGACAGGAACCTTGTGTGTGAGACCCGGGACCTGGAGTCAGTGGAGTGTCACTGGGACACAGGGAGGGCCACCAACCTGACTAAACAGAGGATGACTCGTTATCACCTGAATggaag AGCTTGTCCAAACAGAACAGTCTCAAACTGCTACCAAACAGTACGAGTGGATCAGGGGGAGAGGAATTGGACATTGACTGCCAGAAACCCGCTCGGCACACTGGAGCTCAGAGACACAGCAGATCTGAAGAAAAGAG TGCGTTTACTAGCTCCCATGGAAGTGGTGGCTTCAGGTGTGAATGCCAGTGTTCAGTGGCAGTGGGAAAGACCGCAGTACCATATACTATTAATGGTTTGCCAAGTACAGCTGAACCATAGTGGGCACATAGACATG AGGAACTATTCTGGCATAGGTCTTAGGTCAGTAGTTTTACATGGCCTAGCACCTGCCCAGACATACACAGTGCAGGTGTGTTGTGGATTGAAACAGCATTTCTGGAAATGGGGCGACTGGAGCGAAGGTAGCACCTTCAAAACCGAAGAGGACA TTCCTGAAGCGTTAGATGTATGGATGCAGATTGAAGGGAACCAAACCATTATACTATGGAAA CCCCTTACAGTGAATCAGAGTCATGGGCAGATCAAGGACTATGAGGTGACCTGGGGAAGGCAGGAGACAATTGTCCATCCACCTCAGAATGACCTTCTCATCAGTGATCGATCCACCGATGAGGGGCATAGGGTCACAGTTACAGCCAAAAACTCTGCTGGCAGCTCCCTTCCCTCGATCATCATTATTCCCAGGCTTCCTCACAGAAGTAAAAGCTCCATGAAAATTGTTGGCAGTGATGGTGGGTTTAACCTATCCTGGTCCGCTAGCCCCAATGCTAGCTGTGGCTACGTGGTGGACTGGTGTCCCACACATACTAAATGCAGAGTGGAGTGGGTTAAGGTACCAGCTGGTATAACCAGGGCCAGAATCCAATCAG CTAGCTTTGAAGAGGGGGTGAGGTACACACTCTCCATCTTTGCCTGTACTCCAGGGGCTCCAGAGCtatgggagagaagggagggctATGTAAAAGAGTGCC TTCCAAAAGGACAGATTCAGAAGTTGGCTGCAGAACAGCATGGTTCGGACACGGTTCTGATCTCCTGGACTGGTATTCCCCCTGAGAATCAGACGGCATTCATTCATGGTTACATCATATACTACTTTGATACTTCCCATCCTTCCAGCATGAGAATTTTCAATGTCACTACAG ATGAGCCTGGGGCCAAGAATCTGACAGGCATACCTGTCAGCTCCTACAGATTCATAGTGAAGGCCCTCACATCAGTAGGGGAGGGCGGAGACTCTTCACCAGTCTTCCTCCAGATGAACCCGCAGA CTGATCAGTTGATCCCAGTGATTATCATTTCCCTGGGTTCAGCTGCCTGTCTCCTCACTCTGGTCACCATCTTATGCTACAGAAACTGGAAATG TGTGAAAGAGAACGTGTATCCTGAAATTCCAAAGCCAGTATGGAAGGAGGAATGGTTGACACCACTG CAGGGCAATGGCCGCCAAATCCTCTATGTGGATCCATGTCAACCCAGTGAGATTGATATAGTGTGTAACCGAGAGCAGTCTGGAGAAGCTGTACTAGATAACAATGCTGGAAAGGGTGCCTTAACCAACACAAACTCTGATGCTCTGCATGGATATTACAACCAGCTCCTCAGCAAGACCACTTCAGGACACTTCACCTTCTCTCCTCACACAATGGGATCGCCATCCTCTCAACTCTCAGGCACAGTAATCCAGAACCCCTCATACAACCTAGAAGTACAGGCTAGTTTAGATATGGAACAGTCTGTGGGATATGAGCCGGATATGAACTCTTTCTCCTGTCCTAAACCTGAACCACACAACGCCATGTCGTATGTGCCCGTTGAGACGGATTCCTGGGGTTACAAGTTCCAGTATCACATAGAAGACAGCTCTCCTCTCCAGGAGTAG